One genomic window of Tenacibaculum tangerinum includes the following:
- a CDS encoding prolyl oligopeptidase family serine peptidase, producing the protein MRKILLPIICAGTIFVSCKEEQQPKKNISVNYPETTKKPVVDDYFGTKVTDNYRWLEDDRSTETEAWVKAENEVTFDYLDKIPYREQLKNRLSELWNYEKIGTPFKEGDYTYFYKNNGLQNQYVLYRKDKEGNEEVFLDPNTFAEDGTTSLGSVNFTKDGKTVAYAISEGGSDWRKVIVMDAETKEIKGDTLVDVKFSGISWKGNEGFYYSSYDKPKGSELSAKTDQHKLYFHKLGTPQSADNVIFGATPEEKHRYVRGYLTEDNNYLIVSASTSTSGNKLFIKDITNPNSKLTPVIDNFDSDTYVIDNRGSKLYLVTNLNAPNKKIVTVDAANPTPENWVDFIPETENVLSPSTGAGYFFAEYMVDAVSKILQYDFDGKLIREVKLPGVGSAGGFGGKTEAKELYFSFTNYNTPGSSYKFNPKDGTYELYWKPAISFNSEAYESKQVFYTSKDGTKVPMIITYKKGLELNGKNPTILYGYGGFNISLTPSFSIANAVWMEQGGVYAVPNLRGGGEYGKKWHDAGTQLKKQNVFDDFIAAAEYLIKENYTSSDYLAIRGGSNGGLLVGATMTQRPDLMKVALPAVGVLDMLRYHTFTAGAGWAYDYGTSEQSKEMFEYLKGYSPVHNVKEGVQYPATMVTTGDHDDRVVPAHSFKFAAELQEKQQGNNPVLIRIETNAGHGAGTPVAKTIEQYADIFGFTLFNMGFEALPNSTKSKIKS; encoded by the coding sequence ATGAGAAAAATACTTCTTCCTATTATTTGTGCAGGAACGATCTTCGTTTCTTGTAAAGAAGAACAACAACCTAAAAAAAATATTAGTGTGAATTACCCAGAAACAACCAAAAAGCCTGTTGTAGATGATTATTTTGGCACCAAAGTAACCGACAATTATCGTTGGTTAGAAGATGATAGAAGTACCGAAACCGAAGCGTGGGTAAAAGCAGAGAATGAAGTTACCTTCGATTACTTAGACAAAATTCCTTACCGTGAACAATTAAAAAATCGTTTATCAGAATTATGGAACTACGAAAAAATAGGAACGCCATTTAAAGAAGGTGATTATACTTATTTTTATAAAAATAACGGATTACAAAACCAGTATGTTTTATACAGAAAAGATAAAGAAGGTAACGAAGAAGTTTTTTTAGATCCTAATACCTTTGCCGAAGATGGAACGACCTCATTAGGTTCTGTAAATTTTACTAAAGATGGAAAAACTGTAGCCTATGCTATTTCTGAAGGAGGAAGCGATTGGAGAAAGGTGATTGTAATGGATGCTGAAACGAAAGAAATTAAAGGAGATACGCTAGTAGACGTAAAGTTTTCTGGAATTTCTTGGAAAGGAAACGAAGGTTTTTACTACTCTAGTTACGATAAGCCTAAAGGAAGTGAATTGTCGGCGAAAACAGACCAACACAAATTATACTTTCATAAATTAGGAACTCCTCAAAGTGCTGACAACGTTATTTTTGGAGCTACGCCAGAAGAAAAACATCGTTATGTTCGTGGATATTTAACAGAGGATAACAACTATTTAATAGTATCTGCTTCCACCTCAACTTCAGGAAACAAATTGTTTATTAAAGATATAACCAACCCAAACAGTAAATTAACCCCTGTTATTGATAACTTTGATAGCGATACCTATGTAATTGATAATAGAGGAAGTAAACTGTATTTAGTAACGAACTTAAATGCACCGAACAAAAAAATAGTTACTGTAGATGCGGCGAATCCAACTCCAGAAAACTGGGTAGATTTTATTCCTGAAACAGAAAATGTATTATCTCCATCAACAGGCGCAGGGTATTTCTTTGCAGAATATATGGTTGATGCCGTTTCAAAAATATTACAATACGATTTTGACGGAAAATTAATCCGTGAAGTAAAATTACCAGGAGTAGGCTCTGCTGGTGGTTTTGGAGGAAAAACCGAGGCAAAAGAGTTGTACTTTTCTTTTACAAACTACAACACGCCTGGTTCTTCATATAAATTTAATCCGAAAGATGGAACCTATGAATTATACTGGAAACCAGCTATTTCTTTCAATTCAGAGGCTTATGAAAGCAAGCAAGTATTTTATACTTCAAAAGACGGAACCAAAGTTCCTATGATTATTACCTATAAAAAAGGATTAGAATTAAACGGTAAAAATCCAACTATTTTATATGGTTATGGTGGGTTCAACATCAGCTTAACGCCTAGTTTTAGCATTGCTAATGCTGTTTGGATGGAACAAGGAGGCGTGTATGCAGTACCTAACTTACGTGGGGGTGGTGAATATGGTAAAAAATGGCACGATGCAGGAACACAGTTAAAGAAACAAAATGTATTCGACGACTTTATTGCTGCTGCTGAATATCTAATTAAAGAGAATTATACGTCATCTGATTATTTAGCCATTAGAGGAGGATCAAATGGTGGTTTATTAGTTGGTGCAACCATGACGCAGCGTCCTGACTTAATGAAAGTAGCGTTGCCTGCTGTTGGCGTATTAGATATGTTACGTTACCACACATTTACAGCTGGAGCTGGTTGGGCTTATGACTACGGAACTTCTGAGCAAAGTAAAGAAATGTTTGAATATCTTAAAGGGTATTCTCCTGTTCACAACGTAAAAGAAGGAGTGCAATACCCTGCAACTATGGTTACCACAGGAGATCATGACGACCGTGTAGTGCCTGCACACAGTTTTAAATTTGCTGCCGAATTACAGGAAAAGCAACAAGGAAACAATCCTGTATTAATTAGAATCGAAACCAATGCTGGTCACGGAGCAGGAACTCCTGTAGCAAAAACTATTGAGCAGTACGCTGATATTTTTGGATTCACCCTATTTAATATGGGATTTGAAGCATTACCAAACTCAACAAAATCTAAAATTAAGAGTTAA
- the trxA gene encoding thioredoxin, whose amino-acid sequence MTENLNKEAFLKKVFNYEEHKEWKFEGELPAVIDFYADWCGPCKMLAPILEELSNEYEGKVTIYKIDTEAEQELAAAFGIRSIPSMLFCPVNEEPQMAHGALPKKQIEQIIEDVLKVKK is encoded by the coding sequence ATGACAGAGAATCTAAATAAAGAAGCTTTTTTAAAAAAAGTGTTCAATTATGAAGAACATAAAGAATGGAAGTTTGAAGGAGAGCTACCGGCTGTAATTGATTTTTATGCCGATTGGTGTGGCCCCTGTAAAATGCTTGCTCCTATTTTAGAAGAATTGAGTAATGAATATGAAGGAAAAGTAACGATTTATAAAATAGATACTGAAGCAGAGCAAGAATTAGCTGCAGCCTTCGGCATTAGAAGTATTCCATCTATGTTATTTTGCCCAGTTAACGAAGAACCTCAAATGGCTCATGGGGCATTGCCAAAAAAACAAATTGAACAAATTATTGAAGATGTTTTAAAGGTAAAAAAATAG
- a CDS encoding ribonucleotide-diphosphate reductase subunit beta: protein MASIEPILQENKDRFVIFPIQHNDLWEWYKKQQACFWTAEEIDLHSDLTDWNSKLTDDERYFIKHILAFFAASDGIVNENLAENFVNEVQYSEAKFFYGFQIMMENIHSETYSLLIDTYIKNEEEKDKLFRAIEVFPAIKKKADWALKWIESDSFAERLIAFAAVEGIFFSGSFCSIFWLKKRGLLPGLTFSNELISRDEGMHCDFAVHLHNNHLVNKVPKERIREIIISALDIEREFITESLPVSLIGMNATLMTQYLEYVTDRLLLEFECEKEYGSTNPFDFMEMISLEGKTNFFEKRVSEYQKAGVKSGGTGSISFDADF, encoded by the coding sequence ATGGCATCGATTGAACCAATTTTACAAGAAAACAAAGACAGATTTGTAATTTTTCCAATTCAACATAACGATTTATGGGAGTGGTATAAAAAACAGCAAGCTTGTTTTTGGACTGCAGAAGAAATTGATTTACATTCAGACTTAACAGACTGGAATTCTAAGCTAACAGATGATGAGCGTTATTTTATAAAACACATTTTAGCCTTTTTTGCGGCATCTGATGGAATTGTAAACGAAAATTTAGCAGAAAATTTTGTAAACGAAGTTCAGTATTCAGAAGCAAAATTCTTCTATGGATTTCAAATCATGATGGAAAATATCCATTCTGAAACGTATTCATTACTAATTGATACTTACATTAAAAATGAAGAAGAAAAAGACAAATTGTTTAGAGCCATTGAAGTTTTTCCTGCCATTAAAAAGAAGGCAGATTGGGCATTAAAATGGATTGAATCAGATTCGTTTGCCGAACGACTAATTGCTTTTGCTGCTGTAGAAGGAATTTTCTTCTCAGGGTCTTTCTGTTCTATTTTTTGGCTAAAAAAGAGAGGATTGCTACCAGGATTAACTTTTTCAAATGAGTTGATTTCTCGTGATGAAGGAATGCATTGTGATTTTGCAGTACACCTGCACAATAATCATTTAGTAAATAAAGTGCCTAAAGAAAGAATTAGAGAAATAATTATTTCAGCTTTAGATATTGAAAGAGAGTTTATTACAGAGTCATTACCTGTGAGTTTAATAGGTATGAATGCTACGTTAATGACACAATATTTAGAGTATGTTACCGACAGATTACTTTTAGAGTTTGAATGTGAAAAAGAATACGGGTCTACCAACCCATTTGATTTCATGGAAATGATCTCGTTAGAAGGAAAAACGAATTTCTTCGAAAAGAGAGTATCAGAATATCAAAAGGCTGGAGTAAAATCTGGAGGTACAGGAAGCATCAGCTTTGATGCAGATTTCTAG
- a CDS encoding ribonucleoside-diphosphate reductase subunit alpha, with protein MYVVKRDGRKEPVMFDKITARVRKMCYGLNSIVDPVKVAMRVIEGLYDGVTTSELDNLAAEIAATMTTAHPDYAKLAARIAVSNLHKNTKKSFSETMTDLYEYINPRTEKKSPLLADDVYKIIMDNADKLDSTIIYSRDFNYDYFGFKTLERSYLLKLNGNIVERPQQMLMRVAIGIHKEDIDEAIATYELMSKKYFTHATPTLFNSGTPKPQMSSCFLLQMQDDSIDGIYDTLKQTAKISQSAGGIGLSIHNIRATGSYIAGTNGTSNGIVPMLRVFNDTARYVDQGGGKRKGSFAMYLEPWHADIYDFLDLKKNHGKEEMRARDLFYAMWISDLFMKRVQEDGDWTLMCPHECPHLYDTYGEEFERLYTSYEAAGKGRKTIKARDLWEKILESQIETGTPYMLYKDAANRKSNQKNLGTIRSSNLCTEIMEYTAEDEVAVCNLASIAIPMFVAEDENGNKFFDHKKLFKVTKKVVRNLDTVIDRNYYPIKEAENSNFRHRPVGLGIQGLADAFIMLRLPFTSDEAKKLNQEIFETLYFAAVTSSMEVAKAKGAYSTFEGSPMSQGEFQHNMWGIKDEELSGRWDWEKLRKNVKKHGVRNSLLVAPMPTASTSQILGNNEAFEPYTSNIYTRRVLSGEFIVVNKHLLEDLVELGLWDNNMKEDIMRANGSIQHIEAIPQELKDLYKTVWEMSMKDIIDMARHRGYFIDQSQSLNLFMKDPDYAKLTSMHFYAWKSGLKTGMYYLRTKSAVNAKQFTLNVEKKEEDKPMSPEEFKAMVDASKNAGPDDCLMCGS; from the coding sequence ATGTATGTAGTAAAAAGAGACGGCAGAAAAGAGCCTGTGATGTTCGATAAAATCACAGCAAGGGTTAGAAAAATGTGTTATGGATTAAACAGCATTGTTGATCCAGTAAAAGTAGCTATGCGTGTTATTGAGGGATTGTACGATGGAGTAACTACGTCTGAATTAGATAATTTAGCCGCTGAGATTGCTGCAACCATGACAACAGCACACCCAGATTATGCGAAATTAGCCGCTCGAATTGCCGTATCAAACTTACATAAAAACACCAAAAAGTCGTTTTCGGAAACGATGACCGATTTATACGAGTACATCAACCCAAGAACCGAAAAAAAATCACCATTATTAGCAGATGATGTCTACAAGATTATTATGGATAATGCTGATAAGCTAGATTCAACCATTATCTATAGCCGTGATTTTAACTACGATTATTTTGGCTTTAAAACCTTAGAGCGCTCTTATTTATTAAAATTGAACGGAAATATTGTTGAGCGTCCGCAACAAATGTTAATGCGTGTTGCTATAGGAATTCATAAAGAAGATATCGACGAAGCCATTGCCACTTACGAGTTAATGAGTAAGAAATATTTTACTCATGCTACACCTACCTTGTTTAACTCAGGTACACCAAAACCACAAATGTCATCTTGTTTCTTATTACAAATGCAAGACGATAGTATTGATGGAATATACGATACCTTAAAGCAAACAGCAAAAATTTCACAATCGGCAGGAGGAATAGGGTTGTCTATTCATAACATCCGTGCTACAGGGAGTTATATTGCAGGAACGAACGGAACCTCTAACGGAATCGTACCGATGTTACGTGTGTTTAACGATACAGCACGTTACGTAGATCAAGGAGGAGGAAAACGTAAAGGCTCTTTTGCCATGTATTTAGAGCCTTGGCATGCCGATATTTACGACTTTTTAGATTTAAAGAAAAACCATGGTAAAGAAGAAATGCGTGCGCGTGATTTATTCTATGCTATGTGGATTTCTGACTTGTTTATGAAGCGCGTGCAAGAAGATGGAGATTGGACGTTGATGTGCCCGCACGAATGTCCTCACTTATACGACACCTATGGTGAAGAGTTTGAACGTTTGTATACAAGCTACGAGGCAGCGGGTAAAGGAAGAAAAACCATCAAAGCACGTGATTTATGGGAGAAAATCTTAGAATCGCAAATAGAAACAGGTACGCCATACATGTTGTATAAAGATGCAGCCAACCGCAAGTCAAATCAAAAGAACTTAGGTACGATTCGCTCTTCAAACTTATGTACAGAAATCATGGAATATACTGCTGAAGATGAAGTAGCCGTATGTAACTTAGCATCGATTGCAATACCCATGTTTGTAGCAGAAGACGAAAACGGAAATAAGTTTTTTGACCATAAAAAACTATTCAAAGTAACTAAAAAGGTAGTACGAAATTTAGATACAGTAATCGATCGTAACTATTACCCAATAAAAGAAGCAGAAAATTCAAACTTCCGTCATCGACCAGTAGGTTTAGGAATTCAAGGTCTAGCAGATGCTTTTATTATGTTGCGTTTACCATTTACTTCAGATGAAGCGAAGAAACTAAACCAAGAAATTTTTGAAACCCTATATTTTGCTGCGGTAACCTCATCAATGGAAGTTGCTAAAGCAAAAGGAGCCTACTCAACTTTTGAAGGGTCTCCAATGTCACAAGGAGAATTCCAACACAATATGTGGGGAATAAAAGATGAAGAATTAAGCGGACGATGGGACTGGGAAAAACTTCGTAAGAATGTTAAAAAACACGGTGTTCGAAACTCATTATTAGTAGCACCGATGCCTACAGCATCTACCTCTCAAATTTTAGGAAACAACGAAGCATTTGAACCTTATACCTCAAACATTTATACACGTAGAGTATTATCAGGAGAATTTATTGTTGTGAATAAACACCTACTAGAAGATTTGGTAGAATTAGGCTTGTGGGACAATAATATGAAAGAAGATATTATGCGTGCAAACGGATCTATTCAACATATTGAAGCCATTCCACAAGAGTTAAAAGATCTATACAAAACGGTATGGGAGATGAGTATGAAAGATATTATCGATATGGCACGCCATAGAGGTTACTTTATCGACCAATCTCAATCGCTAAACTTATTTATGAAAGATCCTGACTATGCGAAGTTAACCTCTATGCACTTCTATGCATGGAAATCTGGATTAAAAACAGGAATGTACTACTTACGAACAAAATCTGCCGTAAATGCCAAGCAATTTACACTAAACGTAGAAAAGAAAGAAGAAGACAAACCAATGAGCCCAGAAGAATTTAAGGCAATGGTTGACGCTTCTAAAAATGCAGGTCCAGACGATTGTTTAATGTGTGGATCTTAA